One region of Micromonospora ureilytica genomic DNA includes:
- a CDS encoding Fpg/Nei family DNA glycosylase, translated as MPEGHTIHRLAARHAELFAGDKLHAASPQGRFADGAARLSGTVLEGTEAYGKHLLHHYAGELTLHVHLGLYGKFADGPGEPPEPVGQVRLRLASDRHWLDLRGPTACELLTPPEVAALRARLGPDPLRGDADPQRAYARIARSPTPLAALLLDQSVVAGTGLIFVTEALFRAGLPPTMPGRQLTRTGWDALWADLVGLMRLAVEQGRIDTVRDAHLPEAMGRPARVDRHGGEVYVYRRPGAPCHVCGTEISRGALTGRNLYWCPTCQPS; from the coding sequence GTGCCAGAGGGACACACGATCCATCGCCTGGCGGCCCGGCACGCCGAGCTGTTCGCCGGGGACAAGCTGCACGCCGCGAGCCCGCAGGGCCGTTTCGCCGACGGTGCCGCCCGGCTCTCCGGGACCGTGCTGGAGGGCACCGAGGCGTACGGAAAGCACCTGCTGCACCACTACGCCGGCGAGCTGACGCTGCACGTACACCTCGGGTTGTACGGCAAGTTCGCCGACGGGCCGGGGGAGCCGCCGGAGCCGGTCGGTCAGGTGCGGCTGCGGCTGGCCAGCGACCGGCACTGGCTCGACCTGCGCGGGCCGACCGCCTGCGAGCTGCTCACCCCACCCGAGGTGGCCGCGCTGCGGGCCCGCCTCGGGCCGGATCCGTTGCGCGGCGACGCCGACCCGCAGCGGGCGTACGCCAGGATCGCCCGCAGCCCCACACCTCTCGCCGCGCTGCTGCTGGACCAGTCGGTGGTGGCCGGCACCGGCTTGATCTTCGTGACCGAGGCGCTGTTCCGGGCAGGTCTGCCGCCCACGATGCCGGGCCGACAGCTGACCAGAACCGGCTGGGACGCGCTCTGGGCCGACCTCGTCGGGCTGATGCGGCTCGCCGTCGAGCAGGGCCGGATCGACACGGTTCGCGACGCGCACCTGCCGGAGGCGATGGGCCGCCCGGCGCGAGTGGACCGGCACGGTGGCGAGGTGTACGTCTACCGCCGCCCCGGCGCACCCTGCCACGTCTGCGGCACCGAGATCAGCCGCGGCGCCTTAACCGGCCGCAACCTCTACTGGTGCCCCACCTGCCAACCCAGCTAA
- the ddaH gene encoding dimethylargininase, which produces MDATSQRLLMCRPTYFAVDYAINPWMNPSAPVDVALAVRQWEQLRQTYLDLGHTVEEITPVPGLPDMVFAANGGTVIDGKAMAVQFRDPQRADEAPAYRAWFEAAGFEMYDPKHVNEGEGDVLLAGDHLLAGTGFRTAHASHAQLQEVFGYPVITMQLVDPRFYHLDTALTVLDERTVAYLPEAFSPGSQAVLRRLFPDAVHATMADAEVLGLNAVSDGRHVVLPAQATDLAAKLRDRGYETIGVDLSELLKAGGGPKCCTLRLRQGKANK; this is translated from the coding sequence ATGGACGCCACCAGCCAGCGCCTGTTGATGTGCCGGCCGACGTACTTCGCCGTCGATTACGCCATCAACCCCTGGATGAACCCGAGCGCGCCGGTCGACGTCGCGCTGGCCGTCCGGCAGTGGGAGCAGCTGCGCCAGACGTACCTTGACCTGGGCCACACCGTCGAGGAGATCACTCCGGTGCCCGGCCTGCCCGACATGGTCTTCGCCGCCAACGGCGGCACCGTGATCGACGGTAAGGCGATGGCCGTGCAGTTCCGTGACCCGCAGCGCGCCGACGAGGCGCCGGCGTACCGGGCCTGGTTCGAGGCCGCCGGCTTCGAGATGTACGACCCGAAGCACGTCAACGAGGGCGAGGGCGACGTCCTGCTGGCCGGTGACCACCTGCTGGCCGGCACCGGCTTCCGCACCGCGCACGCCTCGCACGCCCAGCTGCAGGAGGTCTTCGGCTACCCGGTGATCACCATGCAACTGGTCGATCCGCGCTTCTACCACCTGGACACCGCGTTGACAGTGCTCGACGAGCGGACCGTGGCGTACCTGCCGGAGGCGTTCTCCCCGGGCAGCCAGGCCGTGCTGCGCCGGCTCTTCCCCGACGCCGTGCACGCCACCATGGCCGACGCCGAGGTGCTGGGGTTGAACGCGGTCAGCGACGGGCGGCACGTGGTGCTGCCCGCGCAGGCCACCGACCTGGCCGCCAAGCTGCGCGACCGGGGCTACGAGACCATCGGGGTCGACCTGTCCGAGCTGCTCAAGGCCGGCGGCGGACCGAAGTGCTGCACGCTGCGACTCCGTCAGGGAAAGGCAAACAAGTGA
- a CDS encoding TIGR03619 family F420-dependent LLM class oxidoreductase yields the protein MQIGVNVPNFAPGTDPDVLRQWAQTVEGLGFDLLMVSDHIAVTPDVAEQYPAPFYEPFTTLSWLAGVTSRVRLGTTVLIVPYRHPLLTARMAANLNRLSGGRLVLGVGVGWARQEFEALGVPFRRRGALTDEYLHAMRAAWQNTEDYDTDAIPIWVGGNSEAGMRRAVLLGDAWHPLRVTPGRLAEAVGRLTAIAEDLGRPVPALVPRIALQETREPVTDPDRLTGVGTIDQIVADLDQLRALGAETVVLDPFNGDLTEIRQPERAWRTLAAVAAHHKSQEDR from the coding sequence GTGCAGATTGGCGTGAACGTACCGAACTTCGCCCCGGGTACCGACCCCGACGTGCTGCGGCAATGGGCGCAGACGGTCGAGGGTCTCGGCTTCGACCTGCTGATGGTCTCCGACCACATCGCGGTGACTCCGGACGTGGCCGAGCAGTATCCGGCGCCGTTCTACGAGCCGTTCACCACGCTGTCGTGGCTGGCCGGGGTGACCAGCCGGGTCCGGCTGGGCACCACGGTGCTCATCGTCCCGTACCGGCACCCGCTGCTCACCGCCCGGATGGCGGCGAACCTCAACCGGCTCAGCGGCGGCCGGCTCGTCCTCGGTGTCGGCGTCGGCTGGGCCCGGCAGGAGTTCGAGGCGCTCGGCGTGCCGTTCCGGCGGCGCGGTGCGCTGACCGACGAGTACCTGCACGCCATGCGTGCGGCCTGGCAGAACACCGAGGACTACGACACGGACGCGATCCCGATCTGGGTGGGCGGCAACAGCGAGGCCGGCATGCGCCGCGCGGTGCTGCTCGGTGACGCCTGGCACCCGCTGCGGGTCACGCCCGGACGGCTGGCCGAGGCGGTCGGACGGCTGACGGCCATCGCCGAAGACCTCGGTCGCCCGGTGCCCGCGTTGGTACCGCGGATCGCGCTCCAGGAGACCCGTGAGCCGGTCACCGACCCGGACCGGCTCACCGGCGTCGGCACCATCGATCAGATCGTCGCCGACCTCGACCAGCTTCGTGCGCTCGGCGCGGAGACGGTGGTGCTGGACCCGTTCAACGGCGACCTGACCGAGATCCGCCAGCCCGAACGTGCCTGGCGGACCCTTGCGGCCGTGGCCGCACACCACAAATCCCAGGAGGACCGATGA
- a CDS encoding carbohydrate kinase family protein: MIVVAGEALIDLVVTAEGQRAVPGGSPANVAVTLARLDQPVRLLARLATDDYGRQLVEHLSANRVDLEWAVRAQEPTSVAVATLNAGGQASYEFRLAGAADWQWTPQELPELAGSPAIALHTGSLALALAPGAEALEGLLARERRRDGLTVSIDLNLRPSIVTDRAGEQERVRRQIRLAHLVKASDEDLAWLYPDRSVADVMTEWRAAGVSCAVVTRGGEGAWLLAPDGSLHEEPAVRTTVVDTVGAGDSFTGGLLAALADLDALGDRPADRLAAVTPQQWGTVLRQAATVAALTCGRRGADPPRRSEVAARLTPAS; encoded by the coding sequence GTGATCGTCGTCGCGGGGGAGGCACTGATCGACCTGGTCGTCACCGCCGAGGGGCAGCGGGCCGTGCCCGGTGGCTCCCCGGCGAACGTCGCGGTCACGCTGGCACGGCTCGACCAGCCGGTACGGCTGCTGGCCCGGCTCGCGACTGACGACTACGGGCGGCAACTCGTCGAGCATCTGAGCGCCAACCGGGTGGACCTGGAGTGGGCGGTCCGCGCCCAGGAGCCCACGTCGGTGGCCGTGGCCACATTGAACGCCGGCGGGCAGGCCAGCTACGAGTTCCGGCTGGCCGGCGCGGCGGACTGGCAGTGGACGCCGCAGGAGCTGCCCGAGCTGGCTGGGTCACCGGCGATCGCGTTGCACACCGGGTCCCTCGCGCTCGCGTTGGCACCCGGCGCCGAGGCGCTGGAGGGCCTGCTCGCCCGGGAACGCCGACGGGACGGGCTCACCGTCTCCATCGACCTCAACCTGCGGCCGAGCATCGTCACCGACCGGGCGGGGGAGCAGGAGCGGGTACGCCGACAGATTCGCCTCGCGCACCTGGTCAAGGCCAGCGACGAGGACCTGGCCTGGCTCTACCCGGACCGTTCGGTGGCCGACGTGATGACCGAATGGCGTGCGGCCGGCGTGTCCTGCGCGGTGGTGACCCGGGGCGGGGAGGGCGCCTGGCTGCTCGCGCCCGACGGCTCGCTGCACGAGGAGCCGGCGGTCCGCACCACAGTCGTCGACACCGTCGGCGCCGGCGACTCGTTCACCGGTGGCCTGCTGGCCGCGCTGGCCGACCTCGACGCGCTCGGTGACCGGCCGGCCGACCGGCTCGCCGCGGTGACCCCGCAGCAGTGGGGCACGGTGCTGCGCCAGGCCGCGACCGTGGCCGCACTGACCTGCGGCCGTCGGGGTGCCGACCCGCCCCGCCGCTCGGAGGTAGCGGCCCGCCTCACCCCCGCAAGCTGA
- a CDS encoding AGE family epimerase/isomerase — MTDVPRSDAVTTPAPVGSPDLPDLDEFLADQTRTLLDTARRSVRPEGGFWWLTDDRTPDRGEPVHTWITCRMTHVASLAHRNGDPDAAALVDHGIAALSTLLRDDRYGGWFGAVDQQGVPVNDRKAGYDHAFVLLAASSAARAGRPGADRLLADVLAVVRDRFWDDDAGAVRESWNRDWTVTEDYRGANSSMHMVEAFLAAAAATGDASWADRALRIATHLVHGEAARHDWRLPEHFTTDWTPLPDYNRDQPADPFRPYGSTIGHWLEWARLLLELEAVLPQPPRWLLADARALFAAAVRRGWAVDGADGFVYTIDWDDRPVVRSRMHWVLAEAIGAAITLHRRTGDAVYLDWYQVFWAYARRSLIDQTGWRHELDPQNLPADTVWHGRPDVYHAYQAVLLSRAADGLGGPGPLAPGEVTA, encoded by the coding sequence ATGACCGACGTGCCCCGATCCGACGCCGTAACGACCCCCGCCCCGGTGGGGTCGCCAGACCTGCCCGATCTGGACGAGTTCCTCGCCGACCAGACCCGGACGCTGCTCGACACCGCCCGCCGCTCGGTCCGGCCCGAGGGCGGCTTCTGGTGGCTCACCGACGACCGCACACCGGATCGCGGCGAGCCGGTCCACACCTGGATCACCTGCCGGATGACCCACGTGGCCTCCCTCGCCCACCGCAACGGCGACCCGGACGCCGCCGCCCTGGTCGACCACGGGATCGCCGCGCTCAGCACGCTGCTGCGCGACGACCGGTACGGCGGCTGGTTCGGCGCGGTGGACCAGCAGGGAGTACCCGTCAACGACCGCAAGGCCGGCTACGACCACGCGTTCGTACTGCTCGCCGCCTCCAGCGCCGCGCGCGCCGGACGGCCCGGCGCGGACCGGTTGCTCGCCGACGTGCTGGCCGTCGTGCGGGACCGGTTCTGGGACGACGACGCCGGCGCGGTCCGCGAATCGTGGAACCGCGACTGGACGGTCACCGAGGACTACCGGGGCGCCAACAGCAGCATGCACATGGTCGAGGCGTTCCTCGCCGCTGCCGCCGCCACCGGCGACGCGAGCTGGGCAGACCGGGCCCTGCGGATCGCCACCCACCTCGTGCACGGTGAGGCGGCCCGGCACGACTGGCGGCTGCCCGAGCACTTCACCACCGACTGGACGCCGCTGCCCGACTACAACCGGGACCAGCCCGCCGACCCGTTCCGGCCGTACGGCTCCACCATCGGGCACTGGCTGGAGTGGGCCAGGCTGCTGCTGGAGTTGGAGGCGGTCCTGCCGCAGCCACCCCGCTGGCTGCTCGCCGACGCCCGCGCCCTGTTCGCCGCCGCCGTGCGTCGAGGCTGGGCGGTGGACGGCGCGGACGGCTTCGTCTACACCATCGACTGGGACGACCGGCCGGTGGTGCGCTCCCGGATGCACTGGGTTCTCGCCGAGGCCATCGGTGCGGCGATCACCCTGCACCGCCGCACCGGCGACGCGGTCTACCTCGACTGGTACCAGGTCTTCTGGGCGTACGCCCGCCGTAGCCTCATCGACCAGACCGGATGGCGGCACGAGTTGGACCCGCAGAACCTGCCCGCCGACACGGTCTGGCACGGCCGACCGGACGTCTACCACGCCTACCAGGCGGTGCTGCTGTCCCGCGCGGCCGACGGGCTCGGGGGCCCCGGCCCGCTCGCCCCCGGGGAGGTGACCGCGTGA
- a CDS encoding LacI family DNA-binding transcriptional regulator, whose product MVDVARRADVSLKTVSRVVNDEPVGQELVGRVLAAIAELGFRRNDIARNLRSRQLNATVGLLIEEIANPFYATIASVAAEIAAAHGTMLITASSEEDPERERALLQDFTQRRVDGLLVVPAGLDHSFLRREVELGMPVVFLDRPPQGLQADAVLLDNRGGSHAGVCALLDEGHRRVGLLLGAPSVPTMRERLAGARAALDSAGVEPDESLVRERLIAPEEAGRAVAALLDLPEPPTAFFCANNRLTVGALQELHRRGSDAALVGFDDFELAHLMPRPLTVVAYDTRELARVATERLFERIAGDDSPPATTVLPTRLLARGLT is encoded by the coding sequence ATGGTCGACGTGGCCCGGCGCGCCGACGTCAGCCTGAAGACGGTCTCCCGGGTCGTCAACGACGAGCCGGTGGGCCAGGAGTTGGTCGGCCGGGTGCTGGCCGCCATCGCCGAGCTGGGCTTCCGGCGCAACGACATCGCTCGTAACCTGCGTTCCCGGCAGCTCAACGCCACCGTCGGGCTGCTGATCGAGGAGATCGCCAACCCGTTCTACGCGACCATCGCCAGTGTCGCCGCCGAGATCGCCGCCGCCCACGGCACCATGCTGATCACCGCGTCGTCGGAGGAGGACCCGGAGCGGGAACGCGCTCTGCTCCAGGATTTCACCCAGCGCCGGGTCGACGGTCTGCTGGTGGTGCCGGCGGGCCTCGACCACTCGTTCCTGCGTCGCGAGGTCGAGTTGGGCATGCCCGTGGTGTTCCTGGACCGGCCGCCGCAGGGGCTGCAAGCCGACGCCGTGCTGTTGGACAACCGGGGTGGCAGCCACGCCGGGGTGTGCGCGCTGCTCGACGAGGGGCACCGACGGGTGGGGCTGCTGCTTGGCGCGCCGAGCGTGCCCACGATGCGGGAACGGCTGGCCGGGGCACGGGCGGCGCTGGACTCCGCCGGGGTCGAGCCGGACGAGTCGCTGGTCCGCGAGCGCCTCATCGCTCCCGAGGAGGCCGGGCGGGCGGTCGCCGCACTGCTCGACCTCCCGGAGCCGCCCACCGCGTTCTTCTGCGCCAACAACCGGCTCACCGTCGGTGCGCTTCAGGAGCTGCACCGGCGGGGCAGTGACGCCGCGCTGGTCGGCTTCGACGACTTCGAACTGGCCCACCTGATGCCCCGACCGCTGACCGTCGTCGCGTACGACACCCGGGAGCTGGCGAGGGTCGCCACCGAGCGACTGTTCGAGCGCATAGCCGGCGACGACTCCCCACCGGCAACCACTGTGCTTCCCACGCGGCTCCTAGCCCGCGGCCTTACCTGA
- a CDS encoding aminoglycoside phosphotransferase family protein has protein sequence MDLPEGLDWVRGSPAGRAWLTALPTWLAECAERWSLRLGPPYRYAYASLALPADLPDGTAAVLKLQYPDEESRHEADALAHWDGDGAIRLLAHDPERRALLVERCQPGTPLHDLPPDRALDAVTELLPRLWRPAAAPFTPLGEEAAGWVDRMPRAWERAGRPYERRLLDAALDLLGGLASSQGEQVLVNQDLHAGNVLAANGHADDGLAAGRGPWLVIDPKPLTGEREFTVVPMVRGPELGHSPAAVRHRLDRLSTELGLDRERVLGWTIGHTLAWGVADETVFPQKIDVVRWLLDSN, from the coding sequence ATGGATCTACCCGAAGGGCTCGACTGGGTACGCGGATCACCCGCCGGCCGCGCCTGGCTGACCGCTCTCCCGACGTGGCTGGCGGAGTGCGCCGAACGGTGGTCGCTGCGACTCGGCCCGCCCTACCGGTACGCGTACGCCTCACTGGCGCTCCCCGCCGACCTGCCCGATGGCACGGCTGCGGTGCTGAAGCTCCAGTACCCCGACGAGGAGAGCCGGCACGAGGCTGACGCGTTGGCCCACTGGGACGGCGACGGGGCGATCCGTCTGCTCGCCCACGACCCTGAGCGGCGGGCCCTGCTCGTGGAACGCTGTCAACCCGGGACTCCCCTGCACGACCTTCCGCCGGACCGAGCGCTGGACGCGGTGACCGAGCTGCTCCCCCGGCTCTGGCGACCGGCCGCCGCGCCGTTCACCCCGCTGGGCGAGGAGGCCGCCGGCTGGGTCGACCGGATGCCCCGAGCCTGGGAACGGGCCGGCCGGCCGTACGAACGGCGGCTCCTCGACGCGGCGCTCGACCTGCTCGGCGGTCTGGCGTCGAGCCAGGGCGAACAGGTGCTGGTCAACCAGGACCTACACGCCGGCAACGTCCTCGCCGCCAACGGGCACGCCGACGACGGGCTCGCCGCCGGCCGAGGGCCGTGGCTGGTGATCGACCCGAAGCCGCTGACCGGGGAACGGGAGTTCACTGTCGTGCCGATGGTGCGCGGCCCCGAGTTGGGCCACTCACCGGCCGCCGTCCGGCACCGGCTGGACCGGCTCAGCACCGAGTTGGGGCTCGACCGGGAACGGGTCCTGGGTTGGACGATCGGGCACACGCTGGCCTGGGGCGTCGCCGACGAGACGGTCTTCCCGCAGAAGATCGACGTGGTCCGCTGGTTGCTCGACTCCAACTGA
- a CDS encoding DUF397 domain-containing protein, which translates to MTDLAGATWRKSTRSGGSGGDCVEVADNLPGVVGVRDSKDPSGPALTFAPATWAAFVGGVKEQRQR; encoded by the coding sequence ATGACTGACCTTGCCGGTGCCACCTGGCGCAAGAGCACCCGCAGCGGCGGGAGCGGCGGTGACTGCGTCGAGGTGGCCGACAACCTGCCCGGCGTCGTGGGCGTACGGGACAGCAAGGACCCGAGCGGTCCGGCGCTGACCTTCGCCCCGGCCACCTGGGCCGCGTTCGTGGGCGGCGTCAAGGAGCAGCGCCAGCGCTGA
- a CDS encoding helix-turn-helix domain-containing protein, with product MADETSGSTVPRRQLGRLLTQLREDASVTLDAAAEALDCSRQKVWRIEKGLVPVRVVDARAMCVLYRVTDAMGEIVAGLAKETRARGWWHSYGDVVPSWFSLYVGLESSATLIRRYESELIPGLLQTREYASELFRRKNPTMRAEDREKLVEVRLQRQGILVRRLPTAPTLRVVLSEAVLRRTIPDRRAMAQQLRHLLDVAVLPNVSLRVLPLAAGPPLASETGTFVLLDFPQAFGRASTEPTTVYLENITGALYLDKPAEVAAFEHVWSDLEALASAEAESEKMITSIIEEHHD from the coding sequence ATGGCGGATGAAACAAGCGGGTCCACGGTGCCTCGGCGGCAGCTCGGGCGGCTGCTCACGCAGCTCCGCGAGGATGCCTCGGTGACGCTGGACGCCGCGGCCGAAGCACTGGACTGCTCGCGGCAGAAGGTGTGGCGCATCGAGAAGGGGTTGGTTCCGGTGCGCGTGGTGGACGCCCGAGCGATGTGCGTTCTCTATCGGGTGACCGACGCAATGGGGGAGATCGTCGCCGGCCTCGCGAAAGAGACTCGCGCCAGGGGTTGGTGGCATTCGTACGGTGATGTCGTCCCGTCGTGGTTCTCGCTGTACGTCGGCCTGGAATCGTCTGCCACGCTGATTCGCCGGTATGAGTCGGAGCTGATCCCCGGGCTTCTGCAAACCCGGGAGTACGCCAGCGAGCTGTTCCGCCGGAAGAATCCGACGATGCGCGCTGAGGATCGGGAAAAGTTGGTGGAGGTGCGGCTGCAACGGCAGGGCATCCTCGTTCGCCGGCTGCCCACCGCGCCCACCCTGCGGGTCGTCCTGAGCGAGGCCGTACTGCGGCGCACGATCCCCGACCGCCGGGCGATGGCTCAGCAGTTGCGCCACCTGCTCGACGTGGCCGTGTTGCCGAACGTGAGTCTGCGGGTGTTGCCGCTCGCCGCCGGTCCGCCGTTGGCCAGCGAGACCGGCACCTTCGTCCTGCTGGACTTCCCGCAGGCGTTCGGCAGGGCGTCGACCGAGCCGACCACCGTCTATCTGGAGAACATCACCGGAGCGTTGTATCTGGACAAGCCGGCCGAGGTGGCCGCCTTCGAACATGTCTGGTCGGACCTGGAAGCGCTCGCATCGGCTGAGGCAGAATCAGAGAAAATGATTACTTCGATCATCGAGGAGCATCATGACTGA
- a CDS encoding nucleoside deaminase yields the protein MTPDDEKFLRHAVEIASRAGASGERPFGSLLVDAAGVVLIEDHNTVVSDVDISAHPELKLARWAARELSPEVAAGTTMFTSCQPCAMCATAIDRSGLGRVVYALSSEQFEEVKPATPPLPPVRYEGPALFDEARQPIDNYY from the coding sequence ATGACCCCCGACGACGAGAAGTTTCTCCGCCACGCAGTGGAGATCGCCAGCCGGGCAGGGGCTTCCGGCGAACGGCCGTTCGGCTCGTTGCTTGTCGACGCGGCCGGCGTCGTCCTGATCGAGGACCACAACACAGTGGTCTCCGACGTGGACATCAGCGCGCATCCGGAGTTGAAGTTGGCCCGCTGGGCGGCTCGGGAGTTGTCTCCCGAGGTGGCCGCCGGCACGACCATGTTCACCAGTTGCCAGCCGTGCGCGATGTGCGCGACGGCGATCGACCGGTCCGGCCTCGGGCGGGTGGTGTACGCCCTGTCCAGCGAGCAGTTCGAGGAGGTCAAGCCGGCGACCCCGCCGCTGCCGCCGGTTCGGTACGAGGGGCCGGCGCTGTTCGACGAGGCGCGTCAGCCGATCGACAACTACTACTGA
- a CDS encoding TetR/AcrR family transcriptional regulator, whose protein sequence is MKNESPRLRADARHNREQIIEAARALIAERGVEVPMEEVARRAGVGAATLYRRFPDREALVRGVALDGFDRVVAIARDAEDEEPDAWGALARFVRRASAELRLATWLSIWFTSTWQQLRAEPEEQRLRQALLKILDRLVRRAQADGDLRPDVDAGDLTLMMALLLRPLPGLRAELTQRSVDRYLILMLEGLRAGPDIHDLPPAEIGLVDLGGS, encoded by the coding sequence GTGAAGAACGAGAGCCCCAGGCTCCGGGCCGACGCGAGGCACAACCGCGAACAGATCATCGAGGCCGCCCGCGCACTCATCGCCGAACGTGGTGTCGAGGTGCCGATGGAGGAGGTGGCCCGCCGCGCCGGTGTCGGGGCCGCCACCCTCTATCGGCGCTTTCCCGACCGGGAGGCTCTGGTACGCGGGGTCGCGCTGGATGGCTTCGACCGCGTGGTCGCCATCGCTCGCGATGCCGAAGACGAGGAGCCGGACGCGTGGGGTGCGCTCGCACGCTTCGTTCGCCGGGCATCCGCCGAGTTGCGGCTGGCCACCTGGCTGTCGATCTGGTTCACCAGCACCTGGCAACAGTTGCGCGCCGAGCCCGAGGAGCAGCGGCTGCGTCAAGCCCTGCTGAAGATCCTCGACCGGCTCGTCCGCCGCGCCCAGGCCGACGGCGACCTGCGTCCCGACGTGGACGCCGGCGACCTGACCCTCATGATGGCGCTGCTGCTGCGGCCGTTACCCGGCCTGCGCGCCGAGCTCACCCAGCGCAGCGTGGACCGTTACCTGATCCTCATGCTCGAGGGCCTGCGTGCCGGCCCGGACATCCACGACCTTCCCCCCGCCGAGATCGGCCTGGTCGATCTCGGCGGCAGCTGA
- a CDS encoding thrombospondin, with protein sequence MVRIPSLSRRSEPAPTRDENLDGRVDGRDAPVTETGQSDDGVGRPVVTDRDANQTAYGSSGATGGQVSEAERRANERAAVARAATARPVETESRGTARPVAPEPVNGTTRPVAPEPLNNTARPVAPEPRAAQKAETAVVPSTARTAERDADLDSTTRRPDTTDRATTNPATTTDRATTDRPVDPTPGTTAPEPPVTRGPKPRASLLATLGLIVSVAGAMFVLTGTLAGYGIGLGAFGAVLSVLGLMATRRRHVAGKTDALFGVLIGLAAVVIGVLAMTGQFDWPTTDGDWVQRFREWLDSQFVDRF encoded by the coding sequence GTGGTCAGGATTCCTTCGCTGTCCCGCCGGTCCGAGCCGGCGCCGACGCGGGACGAGAACCTCGACGGCCGCGTGGACGGCCGCGACGCCCCGGTCACCGAGACGGGCCAGTCCGACGACGGCGTCGGCCGCCCGGTGGTCACCGATCGGGACGCCAACCAGACGGCGTACGGCAGCAGCGGCGCGACCGGCGGCCAGGTCAGCGAGGCCGAGCGGCGGGCCAACGAGCGGGCCGCGGTGGCCCGAGCCGCCACCGCGCGACCGGTGGAGACCGAGTCCCGGGGCACCGCCCGCCCGGTCGCACCCGAGCCCGTGAACGGCACGACCCGTCCCGTCGCACCCGAGCCCCTGAACAACACGGCCCGCCCGGTCGCACCCGAACCTCGCGCCGCCCAGAAGGCGGAGACCGCCGTCGTCCCGAGCACGGCGCGCACCGCCGAGCGGGACGCCGACCTCGACAGCACCACCCGTCGGCCCGACACCACCGACCGGGCCACCACGAACCCGGCCACCACCACCGACCGGGCCACCACGGACCGCCCCGTCGACCCGACCCCCGGCACGACCGCCCCCGAGCCGCCGGTGACGCGTGGCCCGAAGCCGCGGGCCAGCCTGCTCGCCACCCTCGGCCTGATCGTCTCGGTCGCCGGTGCGATGTTCGTGCTGACCGGGACCCTGGCCGGGTACGGCATCGGGCTCGGCGCGTTCGGTGCTGTGCTCTCGGTGCTCGGCCTGATGGCCACCCGCCGTCGGCACGTCGCCGGCAAGACCGACGCGCTCTTCGGCGTGCTGATCGGGCTGGCCGCGGTCGTGATCGGGGTGCTGGCGATGACCGGCCAGTTCGACTGGCCGACCACCGACGGAGACTGGGTGCAGCGCTTCCGAGAGTGGCTTGACTCACAGTTTGTGGATCGTTTCTAG
- a CDS encoding arylamine N-acetyltransferase family protein produces MSTDVTIEQMLHRVGHHGHVAADVETLFALHQAWRHAVPYENLDIQLGRPIALDAEALFDKLVRRRRGGYCYEQNAGLAMLLRLAGFQVTMVEAAVLRASRGEAMWGNHNTLVVDLDDRRWLADAGIGDGFIQPLPLREGPHVQGRLTYRLERLDPDTWRFHHHPGGTIASYDFRLQPRDIADFAAHSRELSTSPASAYVTTLMAARPTADHTLVLLSRTLRRLGADATTPRTITDVDEFARTLSTDFLVPLDDLGPDGVAHLWHKTGTQDDLWRARVRNTA; encoded by the coding sequence GTGAGCACAGACGTGACGATCGAACAGATGCTGCACCGAGTCGGGCATCACGGGCACGTCGCAGCCGACGTGGAGACGCTGTTCGCACTGCATCAGGCCTGGCGGCACGCCGTGCCGTACGAGAACCTCGACATCCAGCTCGGCCGACCGATCGCCCTCGATGCAGAAGCGCTCTTCGACAAGCTCGTACGGCGCCGACGCGGCGGTTACTGCTACGAGCAGAACGCCGGCCTGGCCATGCTGCTGCGTCTGGCCGGCTTCCAGGTGACCATGGTGGAGGCCGCGGTCCTGCGCGCGAGCCGCGGCGAGGCGATGTGGGGCAACCACAACACGCTGGTGGTCGACCTCGACGATCGACGCTGGCTGGCGGACGCCGGTATCGGCGACGGATTCATCCAGCCGTTGCCTCTGCGGGAGGGCCCGCATGTTCAGGGCCGCCTGACCTACCGGCTCGAGCGGCTCGATCCGGACACCTGGCGCTTCCACCACCACCCAGGAGGAACCATCGCCTCCTACGACTTCCGCCTGCAGCCACGGGACATCGCCGACTTCGCCGCCCACTCCCGAGAACTGTCCACGTCCCCCGCCTCGGCGTATGTCACCACGCTCATGGCCGCCCGACCGACCGCCGACCACACCCTGGTGCTGTTGTCCCGGACACTGCGCCGGCTGGGCGCCGACGCCACCACTCCCCGAACGATCACCGACGTCGACGAATTCGCCAGAACGCTGTCCACGGACTTCCTCGTACCCCTCGACGACCTCGGCCCGGACGGCGTCGCCCACCTCTGGCACAAGACCGGCACCCAGGACGACCTGTGGCGCGCACGCGTCCGCAACACCGCCTGA